In Chitinispirillum alkaliphilum, the genomic window TTAGCCTGTGAACACTCAACCCTTTGACTATTCGTAAAGCAAAATCTTTGTTTTTGGCTTTTTGGTAATTTGAATTCACCAAGTTTTGTAATGTATTGCTGCAATCAATAACCTGTTTTATTTCAGGCAATGTGCGGTAAGCTGCATTTGTTGATAGTATTTCCCAATAACTGTCAAAGGCGATCAGGCCGGGCTCGTTGTCCGGGACATCTTTATTCAAAACGCCCTTCATGCTCATGGAGAGGGTTTTGAGGACTTCACGCTTTTCGACAACGGTCACTCTTTCGAAGGTGTCTATATAATCAGGGTGAACCGGAAACAGTCGGACAAATTCATCCATACGCTCGTTCAAGCTACCAAAATATTTGGCAAACGGAGTGAGGTAACCTCTGATCTTTGCCTGTTGCTCTGTGGTTTTCTTTAACAGACGCTCCGAGACCACAAACTTAACATCGTTTCGGGCAATCAGAATCTGCTCGAAACGGTCTTTTACCCGCCGGATACTGTCAGCTACGAAGGCAAATCTCGGGCTGTCAAATATGGCTTCCTGTACACCTGCCATGAAACGGAAGCGAAGGTCCTTACAGACCTCGCCGACTTCACGAAGGAAGTTCAAATCAAGAATAAGCTCCTGATCCTTTCGTGTTCTGAGATAATCCAGCAGTTCATCGACCACCAGCAGGAGGCCTTGCTCAGGAAATACTTCACCAAACTTGGCCATCATGTCTTCAAAAGCCCGTTTATGGCTGGTAATAGTTCCCGAGTCCGGGAAGACGTAACTGACACCCATGTTCTCGAGATGCTCTTCCAGTTCTGCCACCAGAATATCCCTGAGTGACATAGTCGTTGCTCCGATTTCGGTGCGGATAACCTTGAATTTACCGGCGATCTTGTCTGCTTCCGCTTTAACGCTTTTGTGGTTTAAGCTGTTGAGCAGAGAGGCATCGCCAGCAACACTGGAAACGACAGACATCAAGTGCGACTTACCGGTACCGTAATTACCGACTACCAAAATGCCTTTATTATCTACCGGCTGTTCAAACTGAAGTTGAGGGATTACAAGGCGAACCATTCGATCTGCCATTTCATCAGATACCACATAGGTGTTAACCAGCTGTTGGGCGGCACTTGTTTTGTCAGCATCGCGCAGCTGAACGATCGTTTCTATCGGGTCAAATTGGATTAGCTCTCCGTATTTGAGTCGCCCCGTGCCTGGGGCTCCCCCTCCGGGCGCTCCTGCGGAGCGTCCAAATTCCCTATCCTGTGAATTCGTCATATCTGTTCATCCTCGCCTGACTCTATAAAATCTACTGTTGTCTCGCCGTTCATGCTGACAACCAGAGTGTCTGTTAAATCGTAACTTCTATATTCGCGGTGACCTGGCTCCGCATAGGTCAGCTTTCCTTTTTCAATGTTGCCATTCCAAGAGGCTACAACGGTTAAATTTCGGGATAGTCCCTGCAGCAGACGCAAAGGATCCTGCTTGAGTTCAACATCAAAAAGGATCTCAATATTATCCAGAAAAACCTTATCCCCGTTGCCGTTGACTGCCTGCGCCAAAATTTCGGACAACTTCAATTGTCTTTGCTTCTCAGTTAATTCAAGCAGCTCTTTAGAAAGGCGCAGGTTGATATTTATTGGCTCGGCGTTATGCAGTTTTGCCAAATTCTGAACAACAGAAGTTTTCCCAGAACCACTTTTCCCGACAATCAAAACAAGACGGTGGTATAGCTCTTCCGCTGCTTTGAGTGATCGTGTCACTTTACTTTCTATTGGCTCTGCCATTCATTGCTCCTATTTGTGACCACTATATTTGTCCGGTATTTCATCGATGATATGCGTAGCCGCGGTACCCGCTTCCACCCTGGTTTTTTACCCAAGCACGATGCTTGGGTCTTAATGGGCAAGTTTTTTCTTTTATTCTCTTTGCACACGTATCTTATCATGGTTGCAGGTATAATCCCAAGCATTTCATACAACGTTCAGCCGTATACCGAAGTTACGCCTATAATACTGTAATTTTATTGCCTGTCGAGCGAGTCTTGATCAGGCGATAATTTTAGCGACCACCAATTCCAGTGTAATTTTGGCATGCGGCTGTTGTGCCTTTTTACCAGTTTAACTACCTTAGTGTTCTTTTTACATTTTGCCTCCGAAAGGCTGTTTCCGCATGGAGTCTTATTCTTTACCGTGCCGGTATCTATTTTCCTATTTTCAAATTTAAAGGAAGTCAGCATCCAGAAAAGAGTGTTGTAATCAGTGCAAAACCGAAAATGAAACATATTAAGCAAAATTTGGCTGTATTATAACTTTATTTCACCTTCATAAACGCTGAATCAAATTTAGACATAAAGAACAGTTTCCTTATTACTAATATAGAATAACCTTGCACTCCGAGCAATTCAGACTTTTACTTAATATTTTTACATTTTACAGCAAAAAGAAAAATGCTGTTAATTATGAAAATAGTTATGTTAAGAAAATTCTAAAAATCTTAATTTTATCTTTCATTTTCGGAGTTTCCATTCCTTTTCCCCTGCACTCTTATTTCCGCCCACGTTCCTGCAAAACTGGTAATTATACACAACAGCTTCCATTATGCCCCTCAGCATAATGCAAAACCACAATCCAAATTCACCTAATCCCCTATTATCCAACTATACCGAATCTCAAAACACAAAACATCCTCTCTCAAGAGCACCCCACTAAAACGATTAAACCACACAGTAAAAACATATCTCTTCGCGGACGGAATCTGAAAGCAGGCTGGCAAAATGGAATTTTTCATGCGGTACAGAATTCGGCCACTTTTAAGGATGAAGTTGAAAGGCTTTCATCATCCACTAAAAATGATAATATACTATTGATAAGCGGAGTGTCAAGAGATGAATTTACAAATCTTTTCACTGAAAGTCAGATCAATTTTGGTCAAAGTTTTAAGGTTATTATAAGAAAAGACAACCTTGTGTAGTTCACCTTTCCTCTGGGCTGCATCAGGGAGTGGAAAAATCGATTACACGGGT contains:
- a CDS encoding ATPase AAA — protein: MAEPIESKVTRSLKAAEELYHRLVLIVGKSGSGKTSVVQNLAKLHNAEPININLRLSKELLELTEKQRQLKLSEILAQAVNGNGDKVFLDNIEILFDVELKQDPLRLLQGLSRNLTVVASWNGNIEKGKLTYAEPGHREYRSYDLTDTLVVSMNGETTVDFIESGEDEQI